The region CCGCCGTGTTTAACGCCGATCCGCCGCAGCCGGTCAAAGTCGTGGCGCTCCGCACGCCCTTGCCTCTTCCCGGTCAACTCAAACCGCTCTCGGCGGCACATAGGCCCTCACCGGAACCAAAGGACCCGGCGGTCCGGGTCGCCACTGCCAATGAAGCCGCACGCGTGCAACCGACCCGCGACGGCTACATCAATGCCGTGCAGGTCTATCCTTTTACGGAGGGCGCGCTCTATCAAGTCTATACTGCGCCGGGCCAAGTGACCGATATCGCGCTCCAGGAAAGCGAGCAGCTCGTCGGCTCCGGCCCGGTCGCAGCCGGCGACACCGTGCGCTGGATCATTGGCGACACGGAAAGCGGCACTGGGCCCTCACGAAAAGTGCACATTCTCGCCAAGCCCACCCGGCCGGACCTCATGACCAATCTCGTCATTAATACCGACCGGAGGACCTATCTTCTCGAGCTGAGATCGACGGAGAAAACCTATATGGCCTCGGTCTCTTGGCAATATCCGCAGGACCAGCTCATCGCGCTGCGCCGGCAGAACACGGAGGCGCAAGCGGCGGCGCCGATTCAGAGCGG is a window of Methylocapsa sp. D3K7 DNA encoding:
- the trbG gene encoding P-type conjugative transfer protein TrbG, translated to MRLKSLSTILLSSCSLAACATFKPPAIDYDRDYAPAVFNADPPQPVKVVALRTPLPLPGQLKPLSAAHRPSPEPKDPAVRVATANEAARVQPTRDGYINAVQVYPFTEGALYQVYTAPGQVTDIALQESEQLVGSGPVAAGDTVRWIIGDTESGTGPSRKVHILAKPTRPDLMTNLVINTDRRTYLLELRSTEKTYMASVSWQYPQDQLIALRRQNTEAQAAAPIQSGIDITRLRFRYAIEGDDAPWRPTQVFDDGTKVYIEFPRGIAQGEMPPLFVIGPEGGAELVNYRSRQNYYIVDRLFAAAELRLGGDKQQKVRIVRTDGRPR